A DNA window from Bdellovibrio sp. BCCA contains the following coding sequences:
- a CDS encoding zinc ribbon domain-containing protein YjdM, producing the protein MSNESKCPKCGSEHIYQDGNLWVCPECGHEWSVHASIEVVEDAPASNVIKDANGNILQDGDTVTVIKDLKVKGSSSSVKVGTKVKNIRLVYDSADGHDIACKIDGFGAMGLKSQYVKKA; encoded by the coding sequence ATGAGCAATGAATCAAAATGTCCTAAATGCGGTTCCGAACATATTTATCAAGACGGCAACTTGTGGGTGTGCCCTGAGTGCGGTCATGAGTGGAGCGTGCATGCCTCCATCGAGGTTGTAGAAGATGCTCCTGCATCGAATGTTATTAAAGATGCGAATGGAAATATTCTTCAAGACGGTGACACGGTCACTGTGATCAAAGACTTGAAAGTGAAAGGTTCGTCTTCTTCGGTGAAGGTCGGAACGAAAGTGAAAAACATCCGCTTGGTGTATGATAGCGCCGATGGACACGATATCGCGTGCAAGATCGATGGTTTCGGCGCGATGGGTTTGAAATCTCAATACGTGAAGAAGGCTTAG